GGCTGCGAATTCAGGCGTTGGTTAAGGTTGCGCTGGGTTTCCAACTGCACCTGAGCGGGATCCCCACCTGGGATCAACTGCAGTGTTGCCCCTGTTACTGTCCAGGCCGATTCCTGCAAGCGAGAGCGGCGATAGCCAAACTGGAGATCTTCAGGATCTAGGCGATAGAGTTCCTGCTCCTCATCCAAAATCTGCGCTTCTACCAGCACATCCGACAAAGCAAAGGCATGAGCGCCGGCATTCATCACTACGGCTCCCCCCACCGTACCCGGGATCCCAATCGCCCATTCCAATCCTCGCCACCCCTGCTTCGCCGCCACCCGCGACAAATTGACCAACGGTTCTCCGGCAGCAGCCCAAATCCGCCCACCCTCCAACAGTTGGATCCCGCGCATGCGCCGGGTATTGACCACCAGCCCCGATAAGCCCGCATCGCTAATCAACAGGTTGCTCCCTGCTCCCAAGAGGGTGACTGGAATCCCTTCCGCCCGTGCCCAACCCAAGCACTGCCGCAGCTCTAAGTCTGTGCGGGGTTCGCAATACCACTCTGCTTTGCCCCCGACTCGAAAGGTGGTCAAAGGAGCCAACAGGATCCCTGACTGAATCAATCCAGAAAGGCCGACAGAAGCTGGGGTTGAGGCAGAAACTGGGCGGTCGGACACACAGGAGCTATCCCGCAGGATCATCACCGGAGCCGTAGTCATGATGCCAACACCTCAGAAGCACCCATCTCGCTGACCGAATCTTCTGCTTGCCTAGCTGAGTCTGGTTCAGGATCCGCTAGGGGCAGCTGCTCAGCCTGAGCAGCGTATGCCCGCATCGTAGCCGCTATCTGCTGATTCAGATCACCTGCGCCCAGAAAAGTCACCAGATCTCCAGGTTGCAAAACAGACCGTAACACCTCCGGCAACTGCTGCAGAGAACCCACATAGCGGACGTGGGGGTGATACTCAGACACCGCCACCGCCAGGCGCAAGCTGTCGGAACGCAACGGCGGCGACTCCCCCGCTCCATAGGTGGGCACGATCAACACCACATCCGCATCCCCAAAACAGCGGGCAAAATCCTGAAACAACCTGGCCAAACGGCTGTGGCGATGGGGTTGAAACACTGCCACCACTCGGCGTTGCTGGAGCCGGGCTGCACGCAGGGTAGCCTGAATTTCACTGGGGTGATGAGCATAATCATCCACAAAAGTCACCCCACCCACTTCCCCTTTCCGCTCAAAGCGGCGA
This genomic stretch from Thermostichus vulcanus str. 'Rupite' harbors:
- the murB gene encoding UDP-N-acetylmuramate dehydrogenase codes for the protein MTTAPVMILRDSSCVSDRPVSASTPASVGLSGLIQSGILLAPLTTFRVGGKAEWYCEPRTDLELRQCLGWARAEGIPVTLLGAGSNLLISDAGLSGLVVNTRRMRGIQLLEGGRIWAAAGEPLVNLSRVAAKQGWRGLEWAIGIPGTVGGAVVMNAGAHAFALSDVLVEAQILDEEQELYRLDPEDLQFGYRRSRLQESAWTVTGATLQLIPGGDPAQVQLETQRNLNQRLNSQPYHLPSCGSVFRNPETYPAGWLIEQVGLKGYRIGGAQISERHANFILNCDQATASDIHHLIQLAQEKVCQQWSLLLEPEVRILGQFDIPS